A single Hemitrygon akajei chromosome 29, sHemAka1.3, whole genome shotgun sequence DNA region contains:
- the rpl22 gene encoding large ribosomal subunit protein eL22: MAPAKKLLMRGKKKKQVLKFTLDCTHPVEDGIMDASNFEQFLQERIKVNGKAGNLGNVVTIERNKSKITITSEVPFSKRYLKYLTKKYLKKNNLRDWLRVVANSKESYELRYFQINQDEEEEEDED; encoded by the exons AAAAAGCTTCTAATGAGAGGCAAGAAGAAGAAGCAAGTGCTGAAGTTCACCTTGGACTGCACGCATCCTGTGGAAGATGGAATCATGGATGCTTCTAATTTT GAGCAGTTTCTGCAGGAACGCATTAAAGTGAATGGTAAAGCTGGCAACTTGGGCAATGTTGTAACCATCGAGAGGAATAAGAGTAAGATCACTATTACCTCTGAGGTCCCTTTCTCAAAGAG GTACCTGAAATACCTCACAAAGAAGTACCTCAAAAAGAACAACCTGCGTGACTGGCTTCGCGTAGTTGCAAATAGTAAAGAGAGCTATGAGCTCCGTTACTTCCAGATTAACCAGGATGAAGAAGAGGAAGAGGATGAAGATTAA